The Eubacterium ventriosum genome includes the window TCCGGATAACGCTTGCCCCATACGTATTACCGCGGCTGCTGGCACGTATTTAGCCGGGGCTTCTTAGTCAAGTACCGTCATTTTCTTCCTTGCTGATAGAAGTTTACATACCGAAATACTTCTTCCTTCACGCGGCGTCGCTGCATCAGGGTTTCCCCCATTGTGCAATATTCCCTACTGCTGCCTCCCGTAGGAGTTTGGGCCGTGTCTCAGTCCCAATGTGGCCGATCACTCTCTCAAGTCGGCTACTGATCGTCGCCTTGGTGGGCCGTTACCTCACCAACCAGCTAATCAGACGCGGGTCCATCTTGTACCACCGGAGTTTTTCACACCGTACCATGCGGTACTGTGCGCTTATGCGGTATTAGCAGTCGTTTCCAACTGTTATCCCCCTGTACAAGGCAGGTTACCCACGCGTTACTCACCCGTCCGCCACTCAGTCACAATGGTCTTCCTCCCGAAGGATTCTGTCCAAGGTGCTTCGTTCGACTTGCATGTATTAAGCACGCCGCCAGCGTTCATCCTGAGCCAGGATCAAACTCTCGTTAAAAGTGTTTGTTCTGTCAGAATGACGTTAGCCATTCATCCATTACTGTTGTTTTGGAAATCGTTAGCTTCGATTACTCGAATTAACAATGTTCGCTCTGAAAATTTTATTTTTGAATTTTCAGGGATGGTTGCTGTTCAATTATCAATGTTCCTGTTTGCTGTCTCTTTGCGACAGCTTGTTTATTATATCTCACTTGCAGTCGCTTGTCAACAACTTTTTATTTTTCTTTTTCAAGAATTTCTGTCGTTTTTCGACAGCCAGAATAATTTACCATAATTTTCCTTGTCTGTCAACAACTTTTTAAAATTCATTTTTGTTATCTCAGCGACAACTCGTATAATTTATCATAACTTTAAGGGGTTGTCAATAACTTTTTTGAAGTTTTTGAAAAGTCATTTTCTGTTGCATACTTATTAATACATTTCAAGGATTTTTTTGTAGTCACTAATAACTTTTTTCCATGTTTTCTTTGTTAAATTATTTAATTCATATTTTACATAAGCTCCTTCTTCTGTATCATATGCCTTTAATGTTACATGCTTACGTCCCAGAATTTTCTCCAATGTATTAATTTTATCTATGTTTTCTTTACTATTACTAGATAATCTCACTGTTCCATTGTTGGTTATTTGTAAAATACCTTTCTTAATTTTATCTTTATAACTACTGTTATAATCAAACTTTACATTTTTTGATCCTGATTTAAAAGACACTCGATTCAATCCCATATCATCATAAGTATTTATTGAAACTAACGTAACATTACATACGAACCTCAACTATATTGACGTTTTTCCTGATTTTTTATTCAATTCAATATATGGATAAAACGTACCAATATGCCCAAACCCTTCTGTATACACTTTTTTATTTCACTTAACTGTATTATATCCACCATACAAAATTGCTTTTTTATTCTTTTTTACCAATTTGTACTTAAGATACTTTTGCTTAAAGCTTTTCATTTTCTTAGAAACAGACTTAAAGCTTGGATTCTTCGGCATTACGGTAACTGTCCATTGTAAATCGTCATAAAATTCTCCATCATCAGTATATGTCTGCATATATTTTTACGCTTCCCTTTTTCTTCGCCTTTACAGTTCCATCGGACATAACTTTTGCAATAGAAGAATCTTCAGATGTCCAATAAACCTCATAATTTGCTTGTTGTGGGTTACTATATAATTTAATTTTTTTAGTTTTCCCCCTAACTATTTTAATTTTCTTGCTATCTGTAGTTACTTCCGGATACTTCCAATCAGGTGTATATACTATGAGTAAATAGTCAATTCAATTTATCTATATTCAATTTATATTAATGCTGCTTTTTATTATTTTTTAATTTTTTTACTTAAAAACGTTCTATCTAACATTTATTTAGTAGCAATTTTAGATTTATAAAAAAATACCCCCTGATATTAATCAGGGGCAAG containing:
- a CDS encoding Ig-like domain-containing protein, whose amino-acid sequence is MDYLLIVYTPDWKYPEVTTDSKKIKIVRGKTKKIKLYSNPQQANYEVYWTSEDSSIAKVMSDGTVKAKKKGSVKIYADIY